In a genomic window of Flammeovirga agarivorans:
- a CDS encoding outer membrane beta-barrel protein — MKKIFFIILCSLSFYQFANAQDKLLNFGVKTAVGMSDFSISGNHGINTDTRQSWEGGIMLRANIPVLPIYAQIEANYTNAGSTLSYNDVEQELITNRVEVPILLGARFSLGEIAVRGFGGVIAQKTVRDNLADFDSNLELNDFGWGWQAGVGADIKKFTVDLKYQRGANIITGSNSIESNQYLLSVGYFIW, encoded by the coding sequence ATGAAAAAAATCTTTTTTATTATCCTGTGTTCTTTGTCGTTTTATCAATTTGCTAATGCACAAGACAAACTCTTAAATTTTGGTGTTAAAACTGCTGTGGGTATGTCTGATTTTTCAATCAGCGGTAATCATGGAATTAATACAGATACAAGACAATCTTGGGAAGGAGGTATAATGTTACGAGCAAATATTCCTGTACTTCCCATCTATGCACAAATTGAGGCAAATTATACTAATGCCGGAAGCACATTATCATACAATGATGTTGAGCAAGAATTAATTACGAATAGAGTGGAAGTACCTATTTTATTAGGTGCTCGTTTCAGCCTTGGCGAAATTGCTGTAAGAGGCTTTGGGGGTGTAATTGCTCAAAAAACCGTTAGAGATAACCTTGCGGATTTCGACAGTAATTTAGAATTAAATGATTTTGGTTGGGGCTGGCAAGCAGGTGTTGGTGCTGATATCAAGAAGTTTACAGTCGACCTAAAATACCAAAGAGGAGCTAATATTATAACTGGAAGTAACAGCATTGAAAGCAATCAATACCTATTGAGTGTAGGTTATTTTATTTGGTAA